Proteins encoded together in one Cyanobacteria bacterium QS_8_64_29 window:
- a CDS encoding trigger factor yields the protein MRVTQEQLPGSQIGLEIEIPAERSQQAYDRVVKNLAQSADIPGFRKGKVPRQVLIQRLGPERIKAAALEDLLEQILDEVIEQEQIEAISKPQLRSSFEALTQNYQPGQTLTVSAAVDVSPEVKLDDADYQQLSVRAEQTPEDDEAIAEQVEQFLQQRRAEQATLVPVEDRPAQWGDTVVIDYQGRLAESEDEAPLEGAQDSDFQLDLEEGEFIEGIVSGIVGMQQGQTQAIEVTFEGDYPQENLAGRNVTFNVTLNEIKARELPELDDEFAQEVGEYESLSQMRESLASQFKEQAQQETQNSIRQALNDALLERVEIDLPESMIDREVQTMLTQTAMELSQYGIDVRQVFTDDTIPQMKERSRPEAIQRLKQSLVLIEVAKRQGLEPQQDEIDSKIESLKQELSDQDYDPERMQQMVTDDLRKEKALEWLEQNAAIELVPQGTLQSEESEQDEQEQQPESEAGETEQASEQTVDVSAQDPQA from the coding sequence ATGCGCGTTACCCAGGAACAGTTGCCCGGCAGTCAAATCGGTCTGGAAATCGAGATCCCCGCCGAACGCTCGCAGCAAGCCTACGACCGAGTCGTCAAAAACTTGGCCCAATCGGCCGACATTCCTGGGTTTCGCAAGGGCAAGGTGCCGCGCCAGGTGCTCATCCAACGGCTGGGCCCCGAGCGGATCAAAGCGGCCGCACTCGAGGATCTGCTCGAGCAGATTCTGGATGAGGTGATCGAGCAGGAGCAGATTGAGGCCATTAGCAAGCCGCAGCTGCGCTCGTCGTTTGAGGCGCTGACTCAAAACTACCAGCCCGGCCAGACGCTGACCGTCTCGGCGGCAGTGGACGTCTCGCCCGAGGTCAAGCTGGACGATGCGGATTACCAGCAGCTGAGCGTCCGGGCGGAGCAAACGCCGGAAGATGACGAGGCGATCGCCGAGCAAGTGGAGCAGTTTTTGCAACAGCGCCGCGCGGAGCAGGCCACGCTGGTCCCGGTCGAGGACCGACCGGCCCAGTGGGGCGATACGGTCGTCATCGACTACCAAGGGCGCCTGGCCGAGAGCGAGGACGAGGCGCCACTAGAGGGCGCCCAGGACAGCGACTTTCAGCTCGACCTCGAAGAGGGCGAGTTCATCGAGGGTATCGTCAGCGGCATAGTGGGCATGCAGCAGGGGCAGACCCAAGCCATTGAGGTCACCTTCGAAGGCGACTATCCGCAAGAGAATCTGGCCGGGCGCAACGTCACCTTTAACGTCACCCTCAACGAGATCAAAGCGCGCGAGCTACCCGAGCTCGACGACGAGTTCGCCCAGGAGGTGGGCGAGTACGAGAGCCTGTCGCAAATGCGGGAATCGCTGGCATCGCAGTTTAAGGAACAGGCCCAGCAGGAGACCCAAAACAGCATCCGGCAAGCCCTCAACGACGCCCTGCTCGAGCGCGTCGAGATCGATCTGCCCGAGTCGATGATCGACCGGGAAGTGCAGACCATGCTGACTCAAACGGCCATGGAGCTGAGTCAGTACGGTATCGACGTCCGGCAGGTCTTTACCGACGACACTATCCCGCAGATGAAAGAGCGCTCGCGCCCTGAGGCCATCCAGCGCCTCAAGCAGTCGCTAGTGCTGATTGAGGTAGCCAAGCGTCAGGGACTCGAACCCCAGCAAGACGAAATCGACAGCAAGATCGAGTCGCTCAAGCAAGAGCTCTCCGACCAAGACTACGATCCTGAGCGCATGCAGCAGATGGTTACCGATGACCTGCGCAAGGAAAAAGCGCTGGAGTGGCTGGAGCAAAACGCCGCGATCGAGCTCGTGCCCCAAGGGACGCTGCAGTCGGAGGAATCCGAGCAGGACGAGCAGGAACAGCAGCCCGAGTCAGAGGCTGGCGAGACCGAGCAGGCCTCGGAGCAAACCGTCGATGTCTCGGCGCAAGACCCGCAGGCGTGA
- a CDS encoding ribose 5-phosphate isomerase A, with translation MTAKTDSAQSLKEQVGRAAADHVPANAVVGLGTGSTTAYAIQAIGERLQAGQLGNIAGIPTSFQAEVLAKQYGIPLTSLDAVSHIDIAVDGADEVDPAKTLIKGGGAAHTREKVVDTFARTFVVAVDSGKLVSTLGEKFRLPVEVIPMAQAPARRALEQLGGEPELRMGVNKAGPVVTDQGNLVFDVRFGSIDNAAELEQTINNISGVLENGLFVNAASTVLVGELQADRVRIREL, from the coding sequence ATGACAGCGAAAACCGATTCGGCTCAGTCTCTCAAGGAGCAAGTCGGCCGCGCGGCCGCCGATCACGTCCCCGCCAATGCGGTCGTGGGACTGGGGACAGGCTCGACGACAGCCTATGCCATCCAGGCCATCGGCGAGCGCTTGCAGGCCGGGCAGCTAGGCAACATTGCGGGCATCCCTACCTCCTTTCAAGCCGAAGTCCTGGCCAAGCAGTACGGGATCCCGCTCACTAGCCTGGATGCGGTATCGCACATTGACATTGCGGTCGATGGCGCCGACGAAGTCGATCCGGCCAAGACCCTCATCAAGGGCGGCGGTGCGGCCCACACGCGCGAGAAAGTCGTCGATACGTTTGCCCGTACCTTCGTGGTTGCTGTCGATAGCGGCAAGCTGGTCTCGACCTTAGGCGAGAAGTTCCGGTTGCCGGTCGAGGTCATTCCCATGGCGCAGGCGCCCGCACGGCGCGCGCTCGAGCAGTTGGGCGGCGAGCCCGAGCTGCGCATGGGGGTCAACAAGGCCGGCCCGGTGGTGACCGATCAGGGCAATTTGGTTTTTGACGTCCGGTTTGGCTCGATCGACAACGCAGCCGAGTTAGAGCAAACCATCAACAACATTTCCGGCGTACTGGAGAACGGCCTGTTTGTTAACGCCGCCAGTACGGTGCTGGTGGGCGAGCTCCAAGCCGACCGGGTCCGCATCCGCGAGCTCTAG
- the clpP gene encoding ATP-dependent Clp endopeptidase, proteolytic subunit ClpP produces the protein MVYSQLQGYQPDSRRWHPIRSASEAVVPMVVEQSGMGERAFDLYSRLLRERIVFLGSQVDDSVADTVVAQLLYLEAEDPEQDIQLYINSPGGAIYAGMAIYDTIQQIRPDVATICYGLAASMGAFLLGAGSPGKRMALPSARIMIHQPLGGAQGHAADINIQAKEIVYLKRTLNELLADHTGQPYDRIARDTDRDFFMSSQEAKEYGLIDRVIAQPALSGQGAAAAAS, from the coding sequence ATGGTTTATTCGCAGTTGCAGGGCTACCAACCCGACAGCCGCCGCTGGCACCCCATCCGCTCCGCCAGCGAGGCGGTCGTCCCCATGGTGGTGGAGCAATCCGGCATGGGCGAGCGGGCCTTCGATCTCTACTCGCGCCTGCTGCGCGAGCGCATCGTCTTTTTGGGCTCCCAGGTCGATGATTCGGTAGCCGATACGGTAGTCGCGCAGCTGCTGTATTTGGAAGCCGAGGACCCCGAGCAAGACATCCAGCTCTACATCAACTCGCCGGGCGGCGCCATTTACGCCGGCATGGCCATCTACGACACCATCCAGCAAATCCGCCCGGATGTGGCCACCATCTGCTACGGCCTGGCAGCCAGCATGGGAGCCTTTTTGCTGGGGGCTGGCAGTCCGGGCAAGCGCATGGCCCTGCCCAGCGCGCGCATCATGATCCACCAGCCGCTGGGCGGCGCGCAGGGCCATGCGGCCGATATCAACATCCAGGCCAAAGAAATCGTTTATCTCAAGCGCACCCTCAACGAGCTGTTGGCCGACCACACGGGGCAACCCTACGATCGCATCGCGCGCGATACCGATCGCGACTTTTTCATGTCCTCGCAAGAGGCCAAAGAGTACGGCCTGATCGACCGCGTCATCGCTCAACCGGCACTATCCGGTCAGGGGGCTGCTGCCGCCGCATCCTAG
- a CDS encoding ribonuclease J, translating to MSSKQSDAASPLNIIPLGGLHEVGKNTCIFECGEEMFLLDGGIGFPSEQMHGVNVVLPDMRYVRQNRHKIKGMVVTHGHEDHIGGIAYYLQQFDIPVIYGPRLALSLLQGKLEEANVADRTELKSVGPREVVQLGSAFAIEFIRNTHSLADSFCLAVRTPAGTVIHTGDFKVDHTPPDGETFDLHRLAEYGASGVLCLLSDSTNAETPGHTPSEQTVYPNLDHVFAQATGRLMVTTFASSIHRIGIILALAQKHGRTVSVVGRSMLNAIAHARNLGYIHCPDSLFEPLKSLARLPESQQLVLTTGSQGEPMAAMTRIARGEHPQLQAREGDTIAFSANPIPGNTIAVVDAIDRLMAQGAHVVYGREQGIHVSGHGSQEDQKLILALVRPQFFVPVHGEYRMLVKHAQMAQQMGIPSERTALVQNGDTLVLTPNDLERGEPVLAGIELVDRAGIVRGDTIKERQQLAADGVITVAATLARDGTLAAQPQVQLQGVVNALERSAVQRMVSQSLSQLVAQQAPLQDGGRGEFDWTRLKTELESNLQRLVQQEFRSSPATIVLLQVPAQDGNGQAPSEAANRPRTRRRRRSKSKASSPS from the coding sequence ATGAGTAGCAAGCAAAGCGATGCAGCCTCGCCCCTCAACATCATCCCGCTGGGCGGGCTGCACGAAGTCGGCAAAAACACTTGCATCTTTGAATGCGGTGAGGAAATGTTTCTGCTCGATGGGGGCATCGGTTTTCCCAGCGAGCAGATGCACGGCGTCAACGTTGTCCTGCCGGACATGCGCTACGTGCGGCAGAACCGCCACAAAATCAAAGGCATGGTGGTGACCCACGGCCACGAGGATCACATCGGCGGTATTGCCTACTACCTGCAGCAATTCGACATTCCGGTCATCTACGGACCGCGCCTGGCGCTATCGTTGCTGCAAGGCAAGCTCGAGGAGGCTAACGTTGCCGATCGCACCGAGCTCAAATCGGTGGGCCCGCGCGAGGTGGTTCAGCTCGGGAGCGCCTTTGCCATTGAGTTCATCCGCAACACCCACTCGCTGGCCGATAGTTTCTGCCTGGCCGTTCGCACCCCAGCCGGCACAGTCATCCACACCGGGGATTTCAAAGTCGACCACACGCCCCCCGATGGCGAAACCTTCGACCTGCATCGCCTCGCCGAGTACGGCGCAAGCGGGGTGCTCTGCCTGCTGAGCGATTCCACCAACGCCGAAACCCCGGGCCATACCCCCTCCGAGCAGACAGTCTATCCCAACCTCGATCACGTTTTCGCCCAAGCCACCGGCCGGTTGATGGTGACCACCTTTGCCTCTTCCATCCACCGCATTGGCATCATTCTGGCGCTAGCGCAAAAGCACGGGCGGACCGTATCAGTGGTGGGGCGCTCGATGCTCAACGCGATCGCCCACGCCCGCAACCTAGGCTACATCCACTGTCCGGACAGCCTGTTCGAGCCGCTCAAATCCCTCGCCCGCTTGCCCGAGTCGCAGCAGCTGGTTCTGACCACCGGCTCCCAGGGGGAGCCCATGGCGGCCATGACCCGGATCGCGCGCGGCGAGCATCCCCAACTGCAAGCGCGCGAAGGCGACACCATCGCCTTTTCCGCCAACCCCATTCCCGGCAACACCATTGCCGTGGTGGATGCCATCGACCGCTTGATGGCCCAAGGGGCCCACGTCGTCTACGGGCGCGAGCAAGGGATCCACGTCTCCGGCCACGGGTCGCAAGAAGACCAAAAGCTCATTCTGGCGCTGGTACGGCCGCAGTTTTTCGTTCCGGTGCACGGCGAGTACCGCATGCTGGTCAAGCACGCCCAAATGGCGCAGCAGATGGGCATTCCGTCAGAACGCACCGCCCTGGTTCAAAACGGCGACACGCTGGTGCTAACCCCCAACGACCTGGAGCGCGGCGAGCCCGTGCTGGCCGGCATTGAGCTAGTCGATCGCGCCGGAATCGTGCGCGGCGACACCATCAAAGAGCGGCAGCAACTGGCCGCCGATGGGGTTATCACCGTGGCCGCCACGCTCGCTCGCGACGGTACGCTTGCGGCCCAGCCCCAGGTGCAGTTGCAGGGGGTCGTCAATGCGCTGGAGCGCTCGGCCGTGCAGCGCATGGTGAGCCAGAGCCTATCGCAGCTGGTGGCGCAGCAGGCCCCGTTGCAGGACGGCGGCCGTGGCGAGTTCGATTGGACCCGCCTCAAAACCGAACTCGAGAGCAACTTGCAGCGGCTGGTGCAACAAGAGTTCCGCAGCAGCCCGGCCACGATCGTCCTGCTGCAGGTGCCGGCGCAAGACGGCAACGGCCAGGCCCCGAGCGAGGCCGCCAACCGTCCCCGAACGCGGCGGCGCCGGCGCTCCAAATCGAAGGCCTCGAGCCCCTCCTGA
- a CDS encoding 4-hydroxy-tetrahydrodipicolinate synthase, whose product MTDSSLGRVITAMVTPFTADGAVDYAMAERLAAALVADGSDGVVVCGTTGESPTLTWDEEYKLFKVVRSAVGSQANVIAGTGSNATSEAIAATQKAAQLGLDGALSVVPYYNKPPQQGLYRHFEAIARACPDLPLMVYNIPSRTGQSLDPETVAQLARLDNAVALKDSSGSLDRISQIRQLTDASFAIYSGDDYITLPFLSVGATGVVSVASHLVGSQLQQLIRNFEAGNVAAARQIHLQLYPLFRALFASTNPIPIKAALAQQGWSVGAPRLPLCELDAESQAQLARVMQDLSLA is encoded by the coding sequence ATGACTGACAGCTCGCTCGGACGCGTCATCACCGCCATGGTGACCCCCTTCACCGCCGATGGTGCGGTGGACTATGCCATGGCGGAGCGCTTGGCTGCGGCGCTGGTGGCCGATGGCAGCGACGGGGTTGTCGTTTGCGGGACCACTGGCGAATCGCCCACCCTCACCTGGGATGAGGAGTACAAGCTGTTCAAAGTCGTTCGCAGTGCCGTTGGCTCCCAGGCCAACGTCATTGCTGGCACGGGGTCCAACGCGACATCCGAGGCGATCGCGGCCACGCAAAAAGCGGCCCAGTTGGGGCTGGATGGCGCTCTATCGGTGGTGCCTTACTACAACAAGCCTCCCCAACAGGGGCTGTACCGGCACTTTGAAGCCATCGCCCGGGCCTGCCCCGACCTGCCGCTGATGGTCTACAACATCCCCAGTCGGACCGGCCAGAGCCTTGACCCCGAAACCGTGGCCCAACTGGCCCGGCTCGACAACGCAGTCGCGCTCAAGGACTCCAGCGGCAGCCTGGATCGCATCAGCCAGATCCGGCAGCTGACCGATGCCTCCTTTGCCATCTACTCCGGCGATGATTACATCACGCTGCCGTTTCTATCGGTGGGGGCCACAGGCGTGGTTAGCGTCGCCAGCCACCTGGTGGGATCCCAACTGCAGCAGCTGATCCGCAACTTCGAAGCCGGTAACGTCGCGGCGGCGCGACAGATCCACCTGCAGCTTTATCCGCTTTTTCGCGCCTTATTTGCTTCCACCAACCCCATTCCCATCAAAGCAGCCCTGGCCCAACAGGGCTGGTCCGTTGGCGCGCCGCGCCTCCCCCTGTGCGAGCTGGACGCTGAGAGCCAAGCGCAGTTGGCGCGCGTCATGCAAGACCTCTCGCTCGCCTAG
- a CDS encoding aspartate-semialdehyde dehydrogenase: MSEGIRVAILGATGAVGAELIALLEQRQFPVAELKLLASPRSAGRQMPFRGESLPVEPVSEAALADADLVLASAGSATAKTWIPKAVAAGAVAIDNSSAFRLDPQVPLVVPEVNPEAAAGHRGAIANPNCTTSLMATAVWPLHRLQPLKRLLATTYQSASGAGAQAMAELKAQARAILEGQEPPTEAFAHPLAFNVFPHKSPLDASGYCQEERKLIDETRKIFNAPELPVSATCVRVPVLRAHAEALNLEFGSPLALERAREALAQAPGIEMVEDWQANHFPMPAEATGRDPVLVGRLRRDASHPNALELWLCGDQIRKGAALNAVQIAELLQRENRIHPAASAMAV; the protein is encoded by the coding sequence TTGAGCGAGGGCATTCGCGTCGCCATTTTGGGGGCCACCGGTGCCGTGGGCGCCGAGCTGATCGCGCTGCTCGAGCAGCGCCAGTTCCCGGTCGCCGAGCTAAAACTGCTGGCCTCGCCGCGCTCCGCCGGCCGCCAGATGCCGTTCCGGGGCGAGTCCTTGCCGGTGGAGCCGGTCAGCGAGGCAGCGCTGGCGGATGCGGATCTGGTTCTGGCTTCGGCCGGTAGCGCGACGGCCAAAACCTGGATCCCCAAAGCCGTGGCAGCCGGTGCCGTCGCGATCGACAACTCCAGTGCCTTTCGCCTGGATCCGCAAGTGCCGTTGGTGGTACCGGAGGTCAATCCGGAAGCTGCCGCCGGCCACCGCGGCGCGATCGCCAATCCCAACTGCACCACTAGCTTGATGGCAACGGCGGTATGGCCGCTGCACCGCCTGCAGCCGCTCAAGCGCTTGCTGGCAACCACCTACCAATCGGCCAGCGGCGCCGGGGCTCAGGCGATGGCGGAGCTCAAAGCGCAGGCCCGCGCCATCCTCGAGGGTCAGGAGCCACCCACTGAGGCCTTCGCGCACCCGCTGGCGTTTAACGTTTTCCCGCACAAATCCCCGCTCGATGCCAGCGGTTACTGCCAGGAGGAGCGCAAGCTTATCGATGAGACGCGCAAGATTTTCAACGCGCCCGAGCTGCCGGTGAGCGCCACCTGCGTCCGGGTTCCGGTGCTGCGGGCGCATGCCGAGGCCCTCAATCTCGAGTTTGGGTCGCCGCTAGCGCTCGAGCGCGCGCGCGAGGCCCTGGCCCAGGCCCCCGGCATCGAAATGGTAGAGGACTGGCAAGCCAACCACTTCCCCATGCCGGCCGAGGCCACCGGGCGCGATCCGGTTCTGGTGGGTCGCCTCCGCCGCGATGCTTCGCACCCCAACGCGTTAGAGTTGTGGCTGTGCGGCGATCAGATCCGCAAGGGCGCTGCCCTCAACGCCGTGCAGATTGCCGAGCTGCTGCAGCGCGAGAACCGCATCCACCCCGCTGCTTCAGCGATGGCGGTTTAG